In one Candidatus Zixiibacteriota bacterium genomic region, the following are encoded:
- a CDS encoding sigma-70 family RNA polymerase sigma factor produces MAKQSLKYRDEDRSLDLYLREIGETPLISAEEEVRLARRIKQGDKRALEKLTKANLRFVVSVAKQYQNQGLSLADLINEGNIGLIKAAKRFDETRGFKFISYAVWWIRQAILQALAEQSRIVRLPLNRVGTLHKIGKVSSQLEQGLGRIPSPKEIANELELSEGEVSDTLKISNSHLSLDAPFSSSEDNSLIDVLEDEYQPSPDEALLTGSLKIEIEKALDSLTDREAEVINLYFGLNHEKPLTLEEIGARFSLTRERVRQIKEKAIRRLRHASRSRSLRAYLN; encoded by the coding sequence GTGGCTAAACAATCCCTAAAATATCGCGATGAAGACAGATCGTTGGATCTCTATCTCCGCGAAATCGGGGAAACACCTCTCATCAGCGCTGAGGAAGAGGTGCGGTTGGCTCGTAGAATAAAGCAGGGAGATAAACGTGCCCTGGAGAAACTAACTAAGGCCAATCTGCGCTTTGTCGTCTCAGTGGCAAAACAGTATCAGAATCAGGGTCTGTCCCTGGCCGATTTGATTAACGAAGGCAATATTGGCCTTATAAAGGCGGCCAAACGGTTTGACGAGACCCGTGGTTTCAAGTTTATCAGTTACGCGGTGTGGTGGATCAGGCAGGCGATACTCCAGGCTCTGGCCGAGCAGAGTCGTATCGTGCGTCTGCCTCTCAACAGAGTCGGAACCCTTCACAAGATTGGAAAAGTCTCCAGTCAGTTGGAACAGGGTCTCGGGCGCATTCCGTCGCCGAAAGAGATCGCCAACGAACTGGAGCTGTCCGAAGGTGAGGTATCCGATACTCTGAAGATATCCAATTCACATCTTTCGCTCGATGCTCCGTTTTCGTCGTCGGAGGATAATTCATTAATCGATGTTCTCGAGGATGAATATCAGCCGTCACCCGATGAAGCCTTGTTGACCGGCTCTCTGAAAATCGAGATTGAAAAAGCTCTGGACTCGCTGACTGACCGCGAGGCCGAGGTTATCAACCTGTATTTCGGTCTCAATCATGAGAAGCCGCTTACGCTCGAAGAGATCGGCGCCCGGTTTTCGCTGACGCGGGAACGCGTGCGGCAGATCAAGGAGAAGGCGATTCGCCGGCTCCGTCACGCCTCGCGCAGCCGTTCGCTGAGAGCTTATTTGAATTAG
- a CDS encoding response regulator: MRILLVEDDPAAIKVCVAVCSEAGYEVVVVNSRKSAINQLNGSAFFDIIILGLFLPGMDSFQFLEYLQSNHRFNKTPVLATSVLHDKDTVVRCAELGVKEIIIKPVESQILIAKIQHIYERFIKSVVVVDGDPLIRNLLKKILEREGYKTIMAESAQEVLEILETNRVGMVITGLEPSGMSGMELTVAIKEKNANVPVFVITGKSQKFDNDYVIQSGADGYISKPFKNFEIARRLAPFLA; the protein is encoded by the coding sequence ATGAGAATATTGCTGGTTGAAGACGACCCGGCAGCGATCAAGGTTTGTGTGGCTGTGTGCAGCGAGGCGGGCTATGAAGTGGTCGTGGTCAACTCCAGAAAGTCGGCTATCAACCAGTTGAACGGTTCCGCTTTCTTCGACATAATCATTCTCGGACTGTTTCTGCCGGGGATGGACAGCTTCCAGTTTCTCGAATACCTGCAGTCAAATCACCGTTTCAATAAAACACCGGTGTTGGCCACGTCGGTACTTCATGACAAGGATACGGTCGTTCGTTGTGCCGAGCTTGGCGTCAAGGAAATCATAATCAAACCGGTGGAAAGCCAGATTCTCATCGCGAAGATACAGCATATCTACGAGCGCTTCATAAAATCCGTCGTGGTGGTTGATGGTGATCCGCTGATAAGAAATCTTTTGAAGAAGATTCTGGAGCGGGAGGGTTACAAGACGATCATGGCCGAGTCGGCGCAGGAGGTTCTCGAGATACTTGAAACCAATCGTGTTGGCATGGTCATAACCGGTCTGGAGCCATCGGGGATGAGCGGCATGGAACTCACGGTGGCGATCAAAGAGAAGAACGCCAATGTTCCCGTTTTCGTTATTACCGGTAAGAGCCAGAAGTTCGACAACGACTATGTCATTCAGTCCGGGGCCGACGGTTATATTTCAAAGCCATTCAAGAATTTCGAGATCGCCCGCCGTCTCGCCCCGTTCTTGGCGTAG
- a CDS encoding C1 family peptidase yields the protein MKSIISLSTLVIFSLWTPVSGQNISEQIDSLRAVGEREGWTFTIGETSATNRPLHQLRGARVPDKFPEAPLFQPAPAIAAMGLPSSFDWRALNGVTPIKDQGVCGSCWAYATVGALESNIRIKDGIIVDLSEQYLVSCNQDGYDCVDGGWWSHDYHLHDSIPTRKLDDCGGWGPVLEEDAPYTGRDDPCGCPYPHAIDYCLQGWGYVGEPGTIPPTDLLKQAIMQYGPLSVGVYCSNTAFQDYTGGVYNACYGDDIDHCVVLVGWDDNLGENGAWIMKNSWGTGWGDAGYMFIEYGCNLIGYGATYVDYGLPPQIYFWGDSLYGLAPHTVNFDAFYPDAVESWSWEFGDGESAGIQAPSHTYDERGNFDVSVEVVSGGETHSATKQMYIVSIADTLKTANQHGQPGDTVIMTLSTFNSAPVEYFKIPVEFANDFGLIYLGFSVEGCRTEYFELTTYLHSDLWGTKRFTLKLVSSLSETSPDLSPGEGPIVKLLFRIPATATEGKTADIFLDGYDIYLPTYSGDLIDYEVPTIAGSITVGEYCCALGGDATHNGAVDIDDIIYLVDWNFASGPQPSCLDEVEIDGTPPFTIEDLVYLVNYVYNGGPAPADCP from the coding sequence ATGAAGAGCATAATTTCACTTTCGACATTAGTCATATTTTCCCTGTGGACTCCAGTCTCTGGGCAGAATATCAGTGAGCAAATTGACTCGCTGAGAGCCGTAGGCGAGCGCGAGGGCTGGACATTCACGATAGGCGAAACCTCCGCCACGAACAGGCCCCTTCACCAACTCCGCGGAGCAAGAGTTCCCGACAAGTTTCCCGAAGCGCCGCTGTTTCAGCCGGCCCCGGCTATCGCGGCGATGGGACTGCCGTCGTCATTCGACTGGAGAGCCTTAAACGGCGTCACCCCTATCAAAGATCAGGGGGTGTGCGGAAGTTGCTGGGCCTACGCCACCGTCGGCGCTCTGGAAAGCAATATCCGCATAAAGGACGGCATTATAGTGGATCTGTCAGAACAATACCTGGTAAGTTGTAATCAAGACGGCTACGATTGTGTGGACGGAGGATGGTGGTCTCACGATTATCATCTTCATGATTCCATCCCGACGAGAAAACTCGATGACTGCGGCGGCTGGGGGCCGGTGCTGGAGGAAGACGCGCCATACACGGGTCGCGATGATCCGTGCGGCTGTCCGTACCCTCACGCGATAGATTACTGCCTGCAGGGGTGGGGCTATGTTGGTGAGCCGGGGACAATACCGCCGACCGACCTGCTAAAGCAGGCTATCATGCAATACGGACCTTTGTCGGTAGGCGTTTACTGCAGTAACACCGCGTTCCAGGACTATACGGGCGGAGTCTACAACGCTTGTTACGGCGATGACATCGACCATTGCGTCGTTCTCGTCGGCTGGGATGACAACCTGGGCGAAAACGGCGCCTGGATTATGAAAAACTCATGGGGCACCGGATGGGGCGACGCGGGATATATGTTCATTGAGTACGGGTGCAACCTTATAGGGTACGGGGCCACTTATGTTGACTACGGTCTGCCTCCGCAGATATACTTCTGGGGCGACAGCCTCTACGGGCTTGCCCCTCATACCGTGAATTTCGATGCTTTTTATCCCGACGCGGTCGAGTCGTGGAGTTGGGAATTCGGTGACGGTGAATCCGCCGGCATCCAAGCACCGAGTCACACTTATGATGAAAGAGGAAATTTCGACGTCAGCGTGGAGGTTGTCTCCGGCGGGGAGACGCACAGTGCGACAAAGCAGATGTACATAGTCTCGATCGCCGACACACTCAAGACAGCCAATCAGCACGGTCAGCCCGGCGATACCGTGATTATGACACTCTCCACTTTCAACTCTGCCCCCGTCGAATACTTCAAGATACCGGTCGAGTTCGCCAACGATTTCGGCCTGATTTACCTCGGCTTTTCGGTGGAGGGATGTCGCACCGAGTACTTTGAATTAACGACGTATTTACATTCCGACCTCTGGGGTACGAAGCGATTCACCCTCAAGCTGGTGTCATCTCTATCGGAAACCTCGCCGGACCTTTCACCCGGTGAAGGCCCGATCGTGAAACTCCTCTTTAGGATACCCGCGACCGCAACTGAAGGCAAAACCGCCGACATCTTTCTCGATGGTTACGATATCTATCTTCCAACCTATTCCGGCGACCTGATTGACTATGAGGTACCGACTATTGCCGGAAGTATCACGGTTGGGGAGTATTGTTGCGCTCTCGGAGGTGATGCCACCCACAACGGCGCTGTCGATATCGACGACATCATCTATCTCGTTGACTGGAATTTCGCGTCCGGCCCGCAGCCGTCGTGTCTCGACGAGGTGGAAATCGATGGGACACCGCCGTTCACTATCGAGGATCTCGTCTATCTGGTCAATTATGTTTATAATGGTGGCCCGGCCCCGGCCGATTGTCCGTAA
- a CDS encoding C1 family peptidase → MNRAGLSIILSFIILCWTPAAGQITQEKLDSLRAVGQQKGWTFKMELNEATQYPLEQLCGSRMYDEPPTNVTDFSTLLSATTLEYPARFDWRELGGVTPIRNQGGCGSCWAFGTVGSLECNLKIRDNVVWDLSEQYLVSCNTYGYSCGGGEWAHDFHLSWLNPYYETDPCGGWGPVLEATLPYAGVDNPCSCPYVHQHDLAIDSWSYVSPATITNMKHAILMYGPIGVYVYVNDPWYLYSGGVFNACESDLGINHAVVLVGWDDNLGSEGCWILRNSWGAGWGEDGYMYIEYGCSNVGSGACFVDIGIPPVMYFYGDTLIGSPPITVNFDAFYPEVVDTWTWDFDDGGYADIQKPTHVFEQRGAFDVSLEIVSGGEIHVLTREDYIIAIADTLMTTDIYGQPGDTVVMTISTFNSAPVEYFKIPVEFPNDFNLTYLGFSTAGCRTEYFERQDYLHYDLWYKRFTLRLQSSQSDTSPALPPGEGAIVKLYFTIPGAALEGKIAPIYLDGYTVTTTTYLPTYLGDIIDYEVPTIGGSITVSQYCCVMGGDATHNGAVDIDDIIYLVDWNFASGPQPSCLDEVEIDGAPPFTIEDLVYLVNYVYNGGPAPAGCP, encoded by the coding sequence ATGAATCGAGCCGGGCTATCAATAATTTTATCATTCATAATTCTCTGTTGGACGCCTGCGGCGGGACAGATAACTCAAGAGAAACTTGACTCACTTCGCGCGGTCGGCCAGCAGAAGGGCTGGACGTTCAAAATGGAGTTGAACGAAGCTACGCAATACCCTCTCGAACAGCTCTGTGGCTCCAGGATGTACGATGAGCCGCCGACTAACGTCACTGACTTCTCCACCCTTCTAAGCGCCACGACCCTCGAATATCCCGCCCGCTTCGACTGGCGTGAACTGGGCGGCGTTACCCCGATCAGAAACCAGGGCGGCTGCGGAAGCTGCTGGGCATTTGGTACGGTCGGCTCGCTGGAGTGCAACCTGAAAATCCGCGATAATGTCGTATGGGACCTGTCCGAACAGTATCTCGTGAGCTGTAACACCTATGGCTATAGCTGTGGCGGGGGTGAGTGGGCACATGACTTCCACCTGTCCTGGCTGAATCCGTACTACGAAACTGACCCATGCGGCGGATGGGGACCTGTTCTCGAGGCAACCTTGCCCTACGCCGGAGTTGATAACCCGTGTTCATGCCCCTACGTTCATCAGCACGACCTTGCGATAGACAGTTGGTCCTATGTCTCGCCGGCAACGATCACCAATATGAAGCACGCCATCCTCATGTATGGGCCAATTGGTGTTTATGTGTATGTGAATGACCCCTGGTATCTATACTCTGGAGGAGTTTTCAATGCTTGCGAGTCAGATTTGGGAATCAACCACGCTGTGGTGCTGGTCGGGTGGGATGATAACCTTGGAAGCGAAGGGTGCTGGATTTTGCGCAACTCCTGGGGAGCCGGCTGGGGTGAAGACGGCTATATGTATATCGAGTACGGTTGCTCCAACGTCGGATCGGGAGCCTGCTTTGTAGACATCGGCATCCCGCCGGTGATGTATTTCTATGGCGATACTCTCATTGGGAGTCCGCCGATCACTGTCAATTTCGACGCCTTCTATCCGGAGGTAGTGGATACCTGGACGTGGGATTTTGACGATGGCGGGTACGCCGACATTCAGAAGCCGACTCACGTTTTCGAGCAAAGAGGCGCTTTCGATGTCTCCCTTGAAATAGTCTCCGGGGGAGAAATTCATGTCCTGACCAGAGAAGATTACATAATAGCCATCGCCGACACTCTTATGACGACCGACATATACGGTCAGCCCGGCGACACGGTGGTGATGACAATCTCCACGTTCAACTCAGCGCCCGTAGAATACTTCAAAATACCGGTCGAATTCCCCAACGATTTCAACTTGACCTATTTAGGTTTCTCTACCGCGGGATGCCGCACCGAGTATTTTGAGAGGCAGGACTATTTGCACTACGATCTGTGGTATAAAAGATTTACACTGAGACTTCAGTCTTCTCAAAGTGATACATCGCCGGCTTTGCCGCCGGGCGAGGGCGCCATTGTCAAACTCTATTTCACAATCCCCGGTGCGGCACTTGAAGGCAAAATCGCCCCCATATACCTTGACGGCTACACTGTCACCACAACAACCTACCTTCCCACGTACCTGGGTGATATAATCGACTATGAAGTACCGACTATCGGTGGAAGTATAACTGTTTCGCAATACTGCTGTGTCATGGGTGGTGATGCCACCCACAACGGCGCTGTCGATATCGATGATATCATTTACCTCGTGGATTGGAATTTCGCGTCCGGTCCGCAGCCGTCGTGTCTCGACGAGGTGGAAATCGACGGAGCGCCGCCGTTCACTATCGAGGATCTCGTCTATCTGGTCAATTATGTTTATAATGGTGGCCCGGCCCCGGCCGGCTGCCCGTAA
- a CDS encoding C1 family peptidase translates to MNRAIIPSSLIAIIAFATIAQAQSQQQIIDSLRAVGEREGWTFTIGLTDACQYSIEQLCGMRVPDQLPANVKTMPPLTTSISDFPTRFDWRELGGVTPVKDQKACGSCWAFATVGSLECNLKIRDGITVDLSEQYLVSCNSDDWSCDGGWWAHNYHLPYSDPYAKTDDCGGYGPVFEADFPYTAKDDSCACPYPHQDTLCLDDWGYISFEYDIPTVDQIKQAILTYGPVGVAVYASSNWTYYTGGIWNVCSDVEINHAVVLVGWDDMLGAEGCWIMRNSWGSSWGEGGYMYIEYGCSRIGFNGVYVDCGLSPTLYFWGDTLYGGVPHTVNFNAFYPDPVDIWSWDFGDDGTASVKAPSHTFNERGSYDVSLSVTSPGGDNSLTKEYYVVAIADTLMTTDVYGQPGEQVVLTVSTFNSAPTEYFKIPVEFANDFGMRYDSFSTVGCRTEYFAKKDYLHYDIWFGQRFTLRLQSDTLPALPPGDGAIVKLYFTLPGTATVGKMAPIFIDGYTVTTTTYLATYSGDLVDYEVPVISGSITVGEYCCAVSGDANHNGAVDIDDIIYLVDWNFASGPGPSCLDEVEVDGLQPFTIEDLVYLVNYVCNGGPAPAGCP, encoded by the coding sequence ATGAATCGGGCAATAATCCCGTCTTCTCTTATCGCCATAATTGCGTTCGCAACAATTGCCCAGGCACAATCTCAGCAGCAGATAATCGACTCGTTGCGCGCGGTCGGGGAGCGTGAAGGCTGGACATTCACTATCGGCCTAACCGACGCCTGTCAGTATTCGATAGAACAACTTTGCGGGATGAGGGTCCCTGACCAACTGCCCGCCAATGTCAAAACCATGCCCCCATTGACAACAAGCATATCGGATTTTCCTACCCGATTCGACTGGCGTGAGCTCGGAGGCGTCACTCCCGTCAAAGACCAGAAGGCTTGTGGAAGCTGCTGGGCCTTTGCCACCGTTGGTTCACTTGAGTGTAACTTAAAAATCCGTGATGGCATCACGGTTGATCTTTCGGAGCAATACCTGGTCAGTTGCAACAGCGATGATTGGAGTTGCGATGGCGGCTGGTGGGCGCACAACTATCACTTACCCTACTCCGATCCTTACGCTAAGACAGATGATTGCGGTGGCTACGGACCCGTATTTGAAGCTGACTTTCCATACACGGCTAAAGATGACTCCTGCGCCTGTCCTTATCCGCACCAGGATACGCTTTGCCTCGATGACTGGGGATATATTTCTTTCGAATACGATATACCCACAGTAGATCAAATCAAACAGGCGATCCTGACCTACGGCCCGGTCGGAGTGGCTGTATACGCCAGTAGCAACTGGACCTATTACACCGGCGGTATATGGAATGTCTGCTCCGATGTGGAAATAAACCATGCCGTGGTTCTGGTTGGATGGGATGACATGCTCGGCGCCGAAGGCTGCTGGATTATGCGAAATTCATGGGGGTCGAGCTGGGGTGAAGGCGGTTATATGTATATCGAATACGGGTGTTCCCGTATCGGTTTCAATGGCGTCTATGTGGACTGCGGCCTTTCCCCTACCCTTTATTTCTGGGGAGACACTCTCTACGGCGGTGTGCCGCACACAGTCAATTTCAACGCTTTCTATCCCGACCCGGTTGATATCTGGTCATGGGATTTCGGTGACGATGGGACGGCCAGTGTCAAAGCGCCCAGTCACACCTTCAATGAGAGAGGCAGTTATGATGTTTCGCTGAGTGTCACCTCTCCGGGAGGAGACAATTCTCTTACTAAAGAATACTACGTTGTAGCGATCGCCGATACCCTGATGACGACCGATGTATACGGTCAACCGGGTGAGCAGGTTGTCCTGACAGTTTCAACGTTCAACTCCGCACCGACTGAGTATTTCAAGATACCGGTAGAGTTCGCCAATGATTTCGGCATGAGATATGATTCGTTTTCCACGGTGGGATGCCGCACGGAGTATTTTGCCAAAAAGGACTACCTGCACTATGACATATGGTTCGGGCAACGCTTCACACTCAGGCTACAATCAGACACCTTGCCGGCTTTGCCGCCGGGTGATGGCGCCATAGTCAAACTCTATTTTACCCTTCCCGGCACAGCCACTGTAGGGAAAATGGCTCCTATTTTTATCGACGGTTACACGGTGACAACCACGACCTATCTTGCTACCTATTCGGGTGACCTGGTGGACTATGAAGTACCGGTGATTTCCGGAAGTATCACCGTCGGAGAGTACTGCTGCGCCGTAAGTGGTGACGCCAACCATAACGGCGCGGTTGATATTGACGACATCATTTATCTCGTCGATTGGAATTTCGCATCCGGACCCGGGCCATCGTGCCTTGATGAAGTCGAGGTCGACGGTTTGCAGCCATTTACGATAGAAGATTTAGTATATCTGGTCAATTACGTTTGCAACGGCGGACCTGCGCCGGCAGGCTGCCCGTAA
- a CDS encoding Stp1/IreP family PP2C-type Ser/Thr phosphatase, whose amino-acid sequence MPLQFKVAGRSDVGLVRGSNEDCLHLDDANGVFAVCDGMGGHQAGEVASMMAADIIDIVFNDFKQEFYQDKRLALDKPLPYLGQTLLKAIRVANRAIFNKAVEKQTLMGMGTTIVALVLEKDTLSIAHVGDSRAYRLLERSIEPLTIDHSWIAEVQQSQNISEQEAASVVGKNVITRALGVRDTVEVDYRMVKVKPGDKFMICSDGLCGFADDEDIFSVINKVRKDNERIVEDLIQMANDRGGADNVTVAVVEVVDVEESELGEVDRFTLPEETPPVLEAEDLWIERINEFIAHRTNPVVQQTVAARPVRKSALVLIFAVFIIIAAVMIYLSTSR is encoded by the coding sequence GTGCCACTGCAATTCAAAGTAGCCGGGAGAAGCGACGTTGGTCTGGTCAGGGGTTCCAATGAGGACTGTCTGCACCTCGATGATGCCAACGGCGTATTCGCTGTTTGTGACGGTATGGGCGGCCACCAGGCGGGCGAAGTTGCTTCGATGATGGCTGCCGACATCATTGATATAGTATTCAATGACTTCAAGCAGGAGTTCTATCAGGATAAGCGTCTAGCCCTCGATAAGCCCCTACCCTATCTCGGGCAAACCCTTCTTAAGGCCATCAGAGTCGCAAATCGCGCCATCTTTAATAAAGCCGTGGAGAAGCAGACGCTGATGGGTATGGGTACAACTATTGTAGCTCTGGTGCTTGAAAAGGACACGCTGTCGATTGCTCACGTTGGGGACAGCCGGGCATATCGGCTGCTCGAAAGGTCGATCGAGCCGCTGACCATTGACCATTCATGGATTGCCGAGGTCCAGCAGAGTCAAAATATCAGCGAGCAGGAGGCCGCCTCGGTGGTCGGCAAGAACGTCATCACCCGTGCCCTCGGCGTGCGCGACACGGTTGAAGTCGATTATCGCATGGTGAAAGTCAAGCCGGGCGACAAGTTTATGATATGCTCCGACGGTCTGTGCGGGTTCGCCGATGACGAAGACATTTTCTCGGTCATCAACAAGGTAAGAAAAGACAATGAGCGGATCGTTGAGGATCTGATTCAGATGGCCAACGATCGCGGCGGAGCCGATAATGTGACGGTCGCCGTGGTAGAAGTTGTTGATGTCGAAGAATCTGAACTCGGGGAGGTCGACCGTTTTACCTTGCCCGAAGAAACTCCGCCGGTTCTCGAAGCCGAAGACCTTTGGATTGAGCGCATTAATGAATTTATTGCCCACCGCACCAATCCGGTAGTACAGCAGACGGTCGCAGCCAGGCCGGTTAGAAAGTCCGCCCTTGTCCTGATCTTCGCTGTTTTCATAATCATTGCCGCTGTAATGATATACCTTTCCACTTCTCGCTGA
- a CDS encoding VanZ family protein, with protein sequence MVLKNKFVLYHLPLVLYAGVVITLSSIPQINPPQIRFLAADKVAHFIEYGIFSVLAFRSFSRLGNRVTPNKAVVISALFLCLFAAFDEYYQKFIPGRMSDMQDLLTDLAGAFLVLFLLWLRARKRQISR encoded by the coding sequence TTGGTCCTAAAGAATAAATTTGTCTTGTATCACCTGCCGCTCGTACTGTATGCCGGCGTCGTTATAACACTTTCATCGATTCCACAGATCAACCCACCGCAGATCAGGTTTCTGGCGGCTGATAAAGTGGCCCATTTTATTGAGTATGGAATTTTCTCAGTCCTCGCCTTCAGGTCTTTCTCCAGGCTCGGCAATCGGGTGACCCCTAATAAAGCAGTCGTTATTTCCGCACTCTTTTTGTGTCTGTTCGCGGCGTTCGATGAGTACTACCAGAAGTTCATCCCGGGCCGGATGTCGGACATGCAAGATCTGCTCACCGATCTGGCCGGAGCCTTTCTGGTTCTGTTTCTACTCTGGTTAAGAGCCAGAAAAAGACAGATTTCCCGTTGA
- a CDS encoding potassium channel protein — protein MKRDFSPSAPLTASQKLSIATGALLIVVLGGTLGFTVLEGMSPLDGLYMTVITLSTVGFGEVRPLHPTGRIFVIFLIMFGVALVGFTASVIGQIILEGQLRDILGRRKMESKIRKISGHFIIAGYGRVGRQVAMEFKKKKVNFVVIEKSREGIESLIKDGFLYIEGEATDDDALRMAGIESAKTLISTLPDEAQNVYLTLTARDMNKDLNIIARADYDEGVKKLRRAGANHVVTPHVLGGIRMAMASLRPNVVDFMHATSLGESGLTIEEIVIPQGCDLAGKTLVESNLKKEFGLTIIGIKKKGGQLTIAPGPESVLAENDILLLIGKSESLENLSRKLSP, from the coding sequence ATGAAACGTGATTTTTCGCCTTCGGCGCCGCTGACGGCCTCACAAAAATTGAGCATTGCCACCGGCGCTCTGTTGATAGTTGTCCTGGGGGGGACCCTGGGATTTACCGTTCTTGAGGGAATGAGTCCTCTGGATGGTCTTTATATGACTGTTATCACGCTGTCCACAGTCGGGTTCGGTGAAGTACGCCCGCTGCATCCGACCGGACGAATTTTCGTTATATTCCTGATCATGTTTGGTGTCGCGCTGGTCGGGTTCACCGCCTCGGTAATCGGTCAGATTATTCTCGAGGGACAGTTGCGTGATATATTAGGGAGAAGAAAAATGGAAAGCAAAATACGCAAGATTTCCGGGCACTTCATAATCGCCGGCTACGGACGAGTCGGGCGCCAGGTGGCTATGGAGTTCAAGAAAAAGAAAGTCAATTTTGTCGTGATCGAAAAAAGCCGCGAAGGGATCGAAAGTCTGATCAAAGACGGTTTTCTGTACATCGAGGGAGAGGCGACCGATGACGATGCCCTCAGAATGGCCGGTATCGAGTCAGCGAAAACCCTCATATCCACCCTGCCGGATGAGGCCCAGAACGTGTATCTGACCCTGACCGCTCGGGACATGAACAAGGACCTAAACATTATTGCCCGGGCGGACTATGATGAGGGCGTCAAGAAGTTGCGTCGGGCCGGGGCCAATCATGTCGTTACACCGCACGTGCTCGGGGGAATACGCATGGCTATGGCCTCACTCAGACCGAATGTCGTCGATTTCATGCACGCTACCTCTTTGGGTGAGAGCGGCTTGACAATCGAGGAAATAGTAATCCCCCAAGGATGTGATCTCGCCGGTAAAACGCTGGTGGAATCCAACCTGAAAAAAGAATTCGGTCTGACAATTATAGGTATCAAGAAAAAGGGCGGGCAGTTGACGATCGCCCCCGGACCTGAATCTGTTTTGGCCGAAAACGATATCCTTTTACTGATTGGGAAATCGGAATCGCTTGAGAATCTGAGCAGAAAATTGTCGCCATAA
- a CDS encoding dockerin type I domain-containing protein, protein MRLNGPRSSGLLVSMVFALALSLSAAPSITVDHIDGLDASGGIYPGAILTFHMRITGDANAHYVISNGFSISGENVSWTAMTGALNPVYPWDLSFGFPCFFDLGMFVNTFSTGSGADTIGFGGAAGMYGTGLPAGFDDVAYTITIGPLQGTEYTFLELDSAFYRPAGRWVWDLVEENVEWGGPYVYTYCEGCGSPPEPETYLEQDPIILKDLADRVLRVYVANENVGDIDLTSVVVQGKIPPYTTARIEGDLLVTDVFIFRFLSTWRPIAADVQGTYSISYNVNGETKTLFGDVNIQVYPGDLNFDGAEDQQDISYMVDYIWNDGNLPVLEEALDVNRDGYVDVRDLRELVQIVY, encoded by the coding sequence ATGCGATTGAATGGACCGCGCTCGTCAGGTCTTTTGGTGTCGATGGTTTTTGCCCTTGCGCTCAGCCTGTCTGCCGCACCGAGTATCACCGTTGACCATATAGATGGGCTGGATGCCTCCGGCGGTATCTATCCGGGAGCAATCCTGACTTTTCATATGCGAATAACCGGCGACGCCAATGCCCACTATGTGATTTCAAACGGTTTCAGCATTTCAGGGGAGAATGTCAGTTGGACAGCAATGACCGGAGCGCTCAACCCGGTCTATCCTTGGGATTTGAGCTTTGGTTTCCCATGCTTTTTCGATCTGGGAATGTTCGTTAATACGTTTTCGACTGGCTCAGGCGCCGATACAATAGGGTTCGGAGGAGCCGCCGGTATGTATGGAACCGGTCTTCCGGCGGGCTTTGATGATGTCGCCTATACCATTACAATCGGTCCCCTCCAAGGCACCGAGTACACTTTTCTGGAGTTGGACTCAGCTTTCTACAGACCTGCCGGCCGCTGGGTATGGGACCTGGTAGAAGAGAATGTCGAGTGGGGAGGACCTTACGTTTACACATATTGCGAGGGATGCGGAAGCCCCCCCGAACCGGAGACCTATTTAGAGCAGGACCCAATAATCCTCAAGGACCTGGCCGATCGTGTACTGAGAGTGTATGTCGCCAATGAGAATGTAGGTGATATCGACCTGACGTCGGTTGTGGTTCAGGGGAAAATCCCGCCATACACCACCGCTCGAATTGAAGGCGACCTGCTCGTGACCGATGTGTTTATTTTCCGCTTCCTGTCGACCTGGAGACCTATTGCGGCTGATGTGCAAGGTACGTACTCTATCAGCTACAATGTCAATGGGGAAACGAAGACCCTGTTCGGCGATGTGAACATTCAGGTTTACCCGGGTGACCTTAATTTCGATGGAGCAGAGGACCAGCAGGACATATCGTACATGGTTGATTATATCTGGAACGATGGAAACCTGCCGGTTCTTGAAGAGGCTTTGGATGTCAACCGTGATGGTTATGTTGATGTCAGGGATCTTCGCGAATTGGTGCAGATTGTATACTAA